The proteins below come from a single Mesobacillus jeotgali genomic window:
- the rpoD gene encoding RNA polymerase sigma factor RpoD, which yields MAEKSARSKEVTENEVTVEQVKDQLTAIGKKTGVLAYDDIAERLSSFDLDSDQMDEYYEFLGEQGIELVGESDEAEDPDIKQLAKDDEEFDLNDLSVPPGVKINDPVRMYLKEIGRVDLLSAEEEINLAERIEQGDEEAKRRLAEANLRLVVSIAKRYVGRGMLFLDLIQEGNMGLIKAVEKFDYRKGFKFSTYATWWIRQAITRAIADQARTIRIPVHMVETINKLIRVQRQLLQDLGREPTPEEIGEDMDLSPEKVREILKIAQEPVSLETPIGEEDDSHLGDFIEDQDATSPSEHAAYELLKEQLEDVLDTLTDREENVLRLRFGLDDGRTRTLEEVGKVFGVTRERIRQIEAKALRKLRHPSRSKRLKDFLE from the coding sequence ATGGCTGAAAAGTCAGCCCGTTCTAAAGAAGTCACCGAAAATGAAGTGACAGTTGAACAAGTAAAAGACCAGTTAACGGCAATTGGCAAGAAAACAGGTGTCCTTGCTTATGATGATATCGCAGAAAGGCTATCAAGCTTCGACCTTGATTCCGATCAGATGGATGAATACTATGAGTTCCTTGGTGAACAAGGGATTGAACTCGTAGGCGAAAGTGATGAAGCAGAAGACCCTGATATCAAACAGCTTGCCAAAGACGATGAAGAATTCGACTTGAATGACTTAAGTGTCCCGCCGGGAGTAAAGATCAATGACCCGGTAAGGATGTACCTAAAAGAGATTGGCCGAGTTGACCTGCTTTCTGCAGAAGAAGAGATCAATCTGGCAGAACGAATTGAACAAGGCGATGAGGAAGCCAAAAGACGACTCGCCGAAGCCAACCTTCGACTTGTAGTAAGTATCGCGAAACGTTATGTTGGCCGTGGCATGTTATTCCTTGACCTGATTCAGGAAGGAAACATGGGCTTGATCAAGGCTGTCGAAAAGTTCGATTACCGCAAAGGATTTAAATTCAGTACCTATGCTACCTGGTGGATTCGTCAGGCCATCACTCGTGCCATCGCTGACCAGGCAAGGACAATCAGGATTCCTGTCCATATGGTGGAAACAATCAATAAATTGATTCGTGTTCAAAGGCAGCTCCTTCAAGACTTAGGACGCGAACCGACACCAGAAGAGATCGGTGAAGACATGGACCTGTCCCCTGAAAAAGTACGTGAAATCCTGAAGATTGCCCAGGAGCCGGTATCCCTCGAAACACCAATCGGGGAAGAAGATGATTCCCACCTTGGGGATTTCATCGAGGACCAGGATGCTACATCTCCTTCAGAACATGCTGCTTATGAGCTTTTGAAGGAACAGCTGGAGGATGTCCTTGACACTCTTACTGACCGTGAAGAGAATGTCCTTAGACTCCGTTTCGGTCTTGATGATGGACGTACACGCACTCTGGAAGAAGTGGGCAAGGTATTTGGCGTTACTCGCGAGCGTATTCGTCAAATCGAAGCTAAAGCACTTCGCAAGCTAAGGCACCCAAGCCGCAGCAAACGTTTGAAAGACTTTTTAGAATAG
- the dnaG gene encoding DNA primase: MAERIAEEKVNEIRQAVEIVDVIGDYVQLKKQGRNYFGLCPFHGENSPSFSVSPDKQIYHCFGCGAGGNVFSFLMDIDGLSFQEAAVKLADRANIELKLEGQAAGRNPQLPEGSKQMIEAHELLRKFYHHLLVNTKEGQDALEYLLNRGFTQESIDRFQIGYALPSWDFAVKLLEKRGFSLELIVKAGLVIQRENDGTYFDRFRNRIMFPILDHQGNTIAFSGRAMGDEEPKYLNSPETQIFNKSKTLYNFHLARGSIRKQQQAVLFEGFADVISANRAGVENGVATMGTSLTEEHISLLKRNVQAVTVCYDSDKAGIEAAFRASSMLSKAGVNVRVATMPDGMDPDDFIKIHGEEKFRNDIIGSSATLMAFKLIYYRRGKNLQNEGDRLQYIEEVLKEISTLDKAVEKDLYLRQLANEFSLSLDALVQQLNQLVQASAPKRQNQQRPESRPVSYTRKSDLKPAYHTAERRMIYHMMRDADIAYKVQEMLAGSTLNIDEHQAIITYLFAYYEKGHDPDPGAFLNYLQDNKLKRVVADIEIMPLNEEISDQELSDYIKQVLNYQKMLKIKEKMAEQKQAERQNDFLRAAAIATEIIHLRKTL, from the coding sequence ATGGCAGAGAGGATTGCCGAGGAAAAAGTAAATGAAATCCGGCAAGCGGTTGAAATAGTCGATGTCATTGGTGATTATGTCCAATTGAAAAAACAAGGCCGGAACTACTTTGGGCTTTGTCCATTTCATGGGGAAAACTCTCCGTCATTTTCCGTTTCACCTGATAAGCAGATTTATCACTGCTTTGGTTGTGGAGCCGGCGGGAATGTATTTTCATTCCTGATGGATATTGACGGACTGTCGTTTCAAGAAGCTGCAGTGAAGCTAGCTGATCGGGCTAACATTGAACTGAAGCTTGAAGGGCAGGCTGCAGGCAGAAATCCACAGCTACCTGAAGGATCGAAGCAAATGATTGAAGCGCATGAACTATTGCGTAAATTCTACCATCATTTGCTTGTAAACACAAAAGAGGGTCAGGATGCCCTGGAATACCTTCTTAACAGGGGGTTCACCCAGGAGTCAATTGACCGCTTCCAAATCGGCTATGCACTGCCTTCATGGGATTTTGCGGTTAAGCTGCTCGAAAAACGGGGATTTTCGCTGGAACTGATTGTGAAAGCAGGATTGGTCATTCAGCGGGAAAACGATGGTACCTACTTTGACAGGTTCCGGAACAGGATCATGTTTCCGATCCTGGATCATCAGGGTAATACGATTGCGTTTTCAGGGAGAGCAATGGGGGACGAAGAGCCCAAATATCTGAACAGTCCCGAAACGCAAATCTTCAATAAAAGTAAAACTTTATATAATTTTCATCTCGCCCGCGGATCGATTCGGAAACAGCAGCAGGCTGTACTTTTTGAAGGCTTTGCGGATGTTATTTCCGCTAATCGTGCAGGCGTTGAAAATGGTGTCGCCACGATGGGAACATCCTTGACAGAGGAACATATCTCCTTGCTGAAAAGAAATGTTCAAGCTGTAACGGTTTGTTACGACTCGGATAAAGCCGGCATTGAAGCAGCCTTTAGGGCATCAAGCATGCTTTCCAAAGCAGGGGTGAATGTCAGGGTTGCAACGATGCCTGATGGAATGGATCCAGACGATTTCATAAAGATACATGGCGAGGAAAAATTCCGGAACGATATAATTGGTTCCAGTGCCACTTTGATGGCATTTAAATTAATATATTATCGCCGTGGGAAAAACCTCCAGAATGAAGGAGATCGCCTGCAATATATCGAAGAAGTACTTAAAGAAATCAGCACTCTCGATAAAGCAGTAGAAAAGGATCTGTACTTGAGACAGCTTGCGAATGAGTTTTCGCTTTCGCTTGATGCACTGGTCCAACAGCTCAATCAACTGGTTCAAGCATCCGCGCCAAAAAGGCAAAATCAACAGCGGCCAGAATCAAGGCCTGTGAGCTATACAAGGAAGTCAGACTTAAAGCCTGCCTACCATACGGCCGAAAGGCGAATGATCTATCATATGATGAGAGATGCCGATATCGCCTATAAGGTACAGGAAATGCTTGCAGGAAGTACATTAAACATTGACGAACACCAGGCTATTATTACTTATTTATTTGCATACTATGAAAAAGGACATGATCCTGACCCGGGAGCGTTCTTAAATTATCTCCAGGATAATAAGCTTAAAAGGGTCGTTGCTGATATAGAAATAATGCCTCTTAACGAGGAAATCAGTGACCAGGAATTATCTGATTATATCAAGCAGGTCTTGAATTATCAAAAAATGTTAAAAATAAAGGAAAAAATGGCAGAACAAAAACAGGCAGAACGACAAAACGATTTCTTGCGCGCTGCGGCAATCGCCACGGAAATAATCCACTTGCGCAAGACCTTATAG
- a CDS encoding DUF188 domain-containing protein, which produces MNTSKINSQTLFVDADSCPVIKEIVEIASKFSIEAVFVASYAHMKNDLQGQNWVFVDSHKEAVDLYLMNHVKKGDFAVTQDIGLASTLIAKGVYAISPRGNLFEEKDIQTALDLRYLSAKARRQGSYGKGPKPFTEKDREKFIKGLNMLLLNCKVCSTNHN; this is translated from the coding sequence ATTAATACTAGTAAAATCAACAGTCAGACCCTTTTTGTTGATGCAGACTCTTGCCCGGTCATTAAGGAAATTGTCGAAATCGCTTCGAAGTTTTCCATCGAAGCTGTTTTTGTGGCTTCATATGCCCATATGAAGAATGATCTTCAAGGGCAGAACTGGGTTTTTGTCGATTCTCATAAGGAGGCTGTAGACCTTTATTTAATGAATCACGTAAAAAAAGGTGATTTTGCGGTGACGCAGGACATTGGTCTTGCCTCTACCCTTATTGCGAAAGGGGTTTATGCCATCTCTCCAAGGGGAAATTTATTTGAAGAAAAGGACATTCAGACTGCTCTTGACTTAAGATATCTTTCTGCCAAGGCAAGAAGGCAGGGATCCTACGGAAAAGGGCCAAAACCCTTTACTGAAAAAGACAGGGAAAAGTTTATAAAGGGATTGAATATGCTTTTATTGAATTGTAAGGTATGTTCAACGAATCACAACTAG
- a CDS encoding helix-turn-helix transcriptional regulator has translation MVRTIELNKRQEQILQIVKDNGPITGEHIAEKLNLTRATLRPDLAILTMSGYLDARPRVGYFYTGKSGNQLLSENLKKILVRDYQSIPVVVPENVSVYDAIVTMFLEDVGTLFVVDKVSKLVGVLSRKDLLRASIGKQELTTLPVNIIMTRMPNITVCRRDDLLIDAAKELIEKQIDALPIIKDTDDGYELVGRLTKTNITKAFVALAEE, from the coding sequence GTGGTGAGGACAATCGAACTGAATAAACGCCAGGAACAGATTCTGCAAATCGTAAAGGATAACGGACCAATCACCGGAGAGCATATAGCTGAAAAATTAAATCTGACAAGGGCTACCCTCAGGCCAGACCTTGCCATCCTGACGATGTCGGGATATTTGGATGCCAGACCACGTGTCGGTTATTTTTACACAGGCAAATCTGGAAATCAGCTGCTTTCAGAGAACCTGAAAAAAATTCTCGTCAGGGATTATCAGTCCATCCCTGTTGTTGTTCCTGAAAATGTATCTGTATACGATGCAATCGTAACGATGTTCCTTGAAGATGTAGGCACTTTATTTGTTGTCGATAAAGTTTCAAAGCTGGTAGGTGTCCTTTCTCGCAAAGATTTATTAAGAGCAAGCATTGGGAAGCAGGAGCTGACGACTTTGCCAGTCAATATCATCATGACAAGAATGCCAAATATAACTGTTTGCCGCCGTGATGACCTGCTTATTGATGCTGCCAAGGAATTAATTGAAAAGCAGATAGATGCCCTTCCAATCATCAAAGATACAGATGATGGGTACGAGCTGGTAGGAAGGCTGACCAAGACAAACATTACAAAGGCTTTTGTGGCCTTGGCTGAGGAATAA
- the glyS gene encoding glycine--tRNA ligase subunit beta, with protein MTKRNLLLEIGLEEMPARFITDSINQLASKVENWLNTNNIGFDAIKLYSTPRRLALLVLNVDERQEDSEEEAKGPAKKIALNEEGEWSKAAIGFTRGQGLTVEDIYFKEINGVEYAHVKKFIKGQETSDLLVEMKAIIAGLTFPKNMRWADLELRYVRPIKWLVAMFGNEIIPFDIAGVQTGNVTRGHRFLGEGVIQLSDPQEYEEALLGQYVVADAQKRKDAITSQLEKIEEENGWVVPVDEGLLEEVNNLVEYPTALYGRFEEEFLEIPGEVLITSMKEHQRYFPVKSKSGDLLPHFITVRNGDHLHIEKVARGNEKVLRARLADAAFFYKEDQRMQIDAALEKLKNVVYHEEIGTIAEKSERVRKLVGLIADRLEFSPDVTRFADRAAKISKFDLVSQMVYEFPELQGIMGEKYALQKGESPEVAAAINEHYMPRNADDSVPASPAGALVAIADKLDTIVAFFSLGIIPSGSQDPYALRRQATGIVQTLIEKKWNISLENLVGLSLNLVSQAGITKRTDEEVYHDLIQFFKLRVKHLLQERAIRYDLIDAVLGGEIGIVSGLIEKAEALQAASSSEGFKESMEALSRVLNIASKKEVLGDIDPDRFENEYEQRLYEKYLELGKKAEDGMDAASYYQHLVNIKPEISDYFEHTMVMSDNQDVRDNRLNQMAALAVLIMKLAKVNDIVVK; from the coding sequence ATGACTAAACGGAATTTATTGCTTGAAATCGGTTTGGAAGAAATGCCTGCAAGATTTATTACCGACTCCATTAACCAGCTGGCTTCTAAGGTAGAGAATTGGCTGAACACGAACAATATTGGTTTTGATGCAATCAAGCTTTATTCCACACCGCGCAGGCTAGCGTTACTTGTCCTGAATGTTGATGAGCGTCAGGAAGACAGCGAGGAAGAAGCGAAGGGGCCTGCTAAAAAAATTGCCCTTAATGAGGAGGGTGAGTGGTCCAAAGCAGCGATTGGCTTCACACGCGGCCAGGGGTTAACGGTAGAGGATATATATTTTAAAGAAATCAACGGTGTTGAATATGCTCATGTGAAAAAATTCATTAAAGGGCAGGAAACCTCTGACTTGCTCGTTGAAATGAAAGCAATCATTGCCGGATTGACTTTCCCGAAAAACATGCGTTGGGCAGACCTTGAGCTTCGTTACGTCCGGCCGATCAAATGGCTTGTTGCGATGTTCGGAAATGAAATCATTCCATTTGATATCGCTGGTGTCCAAACTGGCAACGTAACAAGAGGCCATCGATTCCTTGGTGAAGGTGTGATTCAATTATCCGATCCCCAGGAATATGAAGAAGCATTGTTGGGGCAGTACGTTGTTGCTGATGCACAAAAGCGGAAGGATGCTATAACTTCCCAGCTTGAAAAAATAGAGGAAGAGAACGGCTGGGTCGTTCCTGTTGATGAAGGCCTGCTGGAGGAAGTCAATAACCTGGTCGAATATCCAACTGCGTTATATGGACGATTCGAGGAGGAGTTCCTCGAAATCCCAGGCGAAGTCCTGATTACTTCGATGAAAGAGCACCAAAGGTATTTTCCTGTGAAATCCAAGAGCGGAGACTTGCTGCCTCATTTCATCACAGTCAGGAACGGTGACCACCTTCATATTGAAAAGGTTGCCCGCGGAAACGAAAAAGTTCTAAGAGCACGATTGGCGGATGCTGCATTTTTCTATAAAGAAGATCAAAGAATGCAGATTGATGCCGCATTGGAAAAGTTAAAAAATGTTGTGTACCATGAAGAAATCGGAACAATTGCTGAAAAGTCAGAACGAGTGCGCAAGCTTGTTGGCTTGATTGCTGATAGACTGGAGTTTTCGCCGGATGTCACAAGGTTTGCGGACCGAGCTGCCAAAATCAGCAAATTCGATCTGGTTTCACAAATGGTCTATGAGTTCCCTGAGCTGCAAGGAATAATGGGTGAAAAGTACGCCTTGCAAAAAGGCGAAAGCCCAGAAGTGGCAGCAGCAATCAATGAGCATTATATGCCTCGCAATGCTGATGATTCAGTTCCTGCATCTCCAGCGGGGGCATTGGTGGCCATAGCGGATAAACTCGATACAATCGTTGCGTTCTTCTCGCTTGGCATCATTCCTAGTGGATCTCAGGATCCTTATGCATTGAGAAGACAGGCGACGGGAATCGTGCAGACCCTGATTGAGAAGAAGTGGAACATTTCACTTGAAAATCTTGTCGGCCTTTCTCTGAATCTCGTTTCGCAAGCAGGAATTACAAAGCGCACTGACGAAGAAGTTTACCATGACCTTATCCAATTCTTTAAATTACGAGTCAAGCATTTGTTACAGGAGCGTGCAATCCGCTACGATTTAATTGATGCCGTACTTGGAGGAGAGATCGGTATTGTATCCGGACTGATCGAAAAGGCAGAAGCACTGCAGGCTGCAAGCAGCAGTGAGGGCTTTAAAGAAAGCATGGAAGCATTGAGCCGGGTTCTTAACATCGCAAGCAAGAAAGAGGTACTTGGTGATATCGATCCGGATCGTTTTGAAAATGAGTATGAACAGCGGCTGTATGAAAAGTATCTGGAGCTAGGAAAGAAGGCCGAGGATGGAATGGATGCCGCTTCCTATTATCAGCATTTGGTTAACATTAAACCTGAAATCAGTGACTATTTTGAGCATACAATGGTCATGTCTGATAACCAGGATGTCCGCGATAACCGTTTGAATCAAATGGCTGCATTGGCAGTGCTGATCATGAAGCTCGCGAAAGTAAATGATATTGTCGTAAAGTAA
- the glyQ gene encoding glycine--tRNA ligase subunit alpha: MNIQNMILTLQKHWSEQGCVLMQAYDTEKGAGTMSPYTFLRAIGPEPWNVAYVEPSRRPADGRYGENPNRLYQHHQFQVIMKPSPDNIQEIYLDSLKALGIDPLEHDIRFVEDNWENPSLGCAGLGWEVWLDGMEITQFTYFQQVGGLDCKPVSVEITYGIERLASYIQDKENVFDLEWTNGFTVRDIFGQPEYEHSKYTFETSDKDMLFNLFNIYEKEANRQMDEGLVHPAYDYVLKCSHTFNILDARGAISVTERTGYIARIRNLAKKVAKTFYEEREKLGFPIIKRKEQVEND; the protein is encoded by the coding sequence ATGAATATCCAGAATATGATTTTAACATTGCAAAAACACTGGTCTGAACAAGGATGCGTCCTTATGCAGGCATATGACACCGAAAAGGGTGCAGGTACGATGAGTCCTTACACGTTTTTAAGGGCAATTGGCCCTGAACCATGGAATGTCGCCTACGTTGAGCCATCCCGACGTCCGGCTGATGGCCGCTACGGAGAAAATCCAAACAGGCTTTATCAGCATCATCAATTCCAGGTAATCATGAAGCCTTCACCAGACAATATTCAGGAAATTTACCTTGATTCGCTAAAAGCATTGGGTATTGATCCTCTTGAACATGATATCCGTTTTGTGGAAGACAACTGGGAAAATCCATCCCTGGGCTGTGCAGGCCTGGGTTGGGAAGTATGGCTTGATGGCATGGAAATCACGCAATTCACTTATTTCCAGCAAGTAGGCGGACTAGACTGCAAACCAGTTTCCGTGGAAATTACATACGGAATCGAACGACTGGCGTCCTATATCCAGGATAAAGAAAATGTCTTTGATCTTGAGTGGACAAACGGTTTTACAGTAAGGGATATATTTGGACAGCCGGAATACGAGCATTCTAAGTATACATTTGAGACATCTGACAAAGACATGCTATTTAACCTTTTCAATATTTATGAAAAAGAAGCAAATCGCCAGATGGATGAAGGCCTTGTCCATCCCGCATATGACTATGTCCTCAAGTGTTCCCATACTTTTAATATCCTTGATGCACGCGGAGCGATTTCTGTGACTGAAAGGACCGGCTATATTGCCCGGATTCGAAACCTCGCTAAGAAAGTAGCGAAAACGTTCTATGAAGAAAGAGAAAAGTTGGGCTTCCCAATCATTAAACGGAAGGAGCAGGTGGAAAATGACTAA
- the recO gene encoding DNA repair protein RecO yields MLQKCEGIVIRTTNYGENNKIVTLYTREFGKVGVMARGAKKPNSRLAAVTQLFTYGQFLFQASSGLGSLQQGEMISSMRSIREDIFLTAHASYIVDLTDKVTEEKKSNPFLFELLLQSLNYMNEGYDMEILTFIYEMKMLNVQGLYPILDRCANCGNTEGDFNFSIREGGLLCHRCFEIDPYRIRTLPGTVRLLRLFYLLDLSRLGNISVKPETKAELKKVISAYYDEYSGLYLKTRKFLDQMDSFRDQL; encoded by the coding sequence ATGCTGCAGAAATGTGAAGGCATTGTCATTAGAACGACAAATTATGGCGAGAACAATAAAATAGTTACCCTATATACAAGGGAATTTGGTAAAGTTGGTGTGATGGCAAGAGGTGCTAAAAAGCCTAATAGCAGGCTTGCTGCTGTCACCCAGCTCTTTACTTACGGACAGTTTCTTTTTCAGGCCAGTTCAGGGCTGGGCAGTCTGCAGCAGGGGGAAATGATTTCTTCAATGCGGTCAATCCGGGAGGATATTTTCCTTACTGCGCATGCCAGCTATATTGTTGATTTGACTGATAAAGTGACAGAGGAAAAGAAATCCAATCCTTTTTTGTTTGAATTGCTTCTTCAGTCGCTCAACTATATGAATGAAGGCTACGATATGGAGATTCTGACTTTCATATATGAAATGAAAATGCTGAATGTCCAGGGGCTATATCCGATATTGGACAGGTGTGCAAACTGCGGCAATACAGAGGGTGATTTCAATTTTTCAATCAGGGAAGGCGGTCTGCTTTGCCATCGCTGTTTTGAAATCGATCCATACAGGATCAGAACCTTGCCAGGTACTGTGAGGCTGCTTCGCTTATTCTACTTGTTAGATCTAAGCCGTCTTGGCAATATTTCAGTTAAGCCGGAGACAAAAGCCGAGCTGAAAAAAGTCATTTCCGCTTATTATGATGAATATTCAGGACTTTATTTGAAAACAAGGAAATTCCTCGACCAAATGGATTCATTCAGAGACCAGCTATAA
- a CDS encoding YqzL family protein yields MLDFTWKVFSQTGNIDTYLLFKELEKDNQEIPGYQEDELAEIDFPIS; encoded by the coding sequence ATGTTGGATTTTACCTGGAAGGTGTTTTCTCAGACAGGTAACATTGACACATATCTTCTCTTTAAGGAATTAGAGAAAGACAATCAAGAAATACCCGGTTATCAGGAGGATGAACTAGCAGAAATTGATTTTCCAATCTCATAG
- the era gene encoding GTPase Era: protein MNFNNQGSNSKSHKSGFISIIGRPNVGKSTFLNRVIGQKIAIMSDKPQTTRNKVQGVLTLEDSQLIFIDTPGIHKPKHRLGDFMMKVAQNTLKEVDLVLFMVNAQEGYGRGEEFIIEKLQNVKTPVFLVINKIDLIHPDELFKLIESYNEKFNFAEIVPISALEGNNVEKLLEQIKEKMPEGPQFYPADQVTDHPERFIVSELIREKALHLTREEIPHSLAVVIEKMERQPEKEMVHVMATIIVERDSQKGIIIGKQGGMLKEIGKRARLDIENLLGTKVFLELWVKVQKDWRNKATQLRDFGFREDEY from the coding sequence ATGAACTTTAATAATCAAGGCAGTAACAGCAAATCTCACAAATCCGGCTTCATTTCCATCATTGGAAGGCCAAATGTAGGCAAGTCGACCTTTCTTAACAGGGTGATCGGGCAAAAGATTGCGATCATGAGCGATAAACCGCAAACGACCCGGAATAAGGTGCAGGGTGTCCTTACACTTGAAGATTCACAGCTGATATTCATAGACACACCAGGAATCCACAAACCGAAACATCGTCTGGGCGATTTCATGATGAAGGTAGCACAGAATACTCTAAAAGAAGTCGATCTGGTATTGTTTATGGTCAATGCCCAGGAAGGATATGGCCGCGGCGAGGAATTTATCATTGAGAAACTTCAGAATGTAAAAACACCAGTTTTTCTAGTCATCAATAAAATCGACCTAATCCATCCGGATGAGTTGTTCAAACTAATCGAGTCCTACAATGAAAAGTTCAATTTCGCTGAAATTGTCCCGATATCTGCATTAGAAGGCAACAATGTCGAAAAGCTCCTCGAGCAAATCAAGGAGAAAATGCCGGAAGGGCCACAGTTTTATCCTGCTGACCAGGTCACGGACCATCCCGAACGTTTTATTGTTTCCGAATTGATCAGGGAAAAAGCGCTGCATTTGACAAGGGAAGAAATTCCTCATTCACTTGCTGTCGTAATTGAAAAAATGGAACGCCAGCCTGAAAAGGAAATGGTGCATGTCATGGCTACAATCATAGTGGAAAGGGACTCCCAGAAGGGCATCATCATCGGCAAGCAGGGCGGTATGCTGAAGGAAATCGGCAAAAGGGCACGTCTTGATATCGAGAATCTGCTCGGTACTAAAGTGTTTCTGGAATTGTGGGTAAAGGTACAGAAGGATTGGAGAAACAAAGCCACGCAGCTTCGTGATTTTGGATTCAGGGAAGATGAGTATTAA
- a CDS encoding diacylglycerol kinase family protein, which yields MGLDADKQRKHPLASSFKFGFEGIAAAAAKERNVQIHIGISIFVILAGFIFSISKYEWIAIILSIGGMISMELMNTAIERTVDLYTKEYHPLAKQAKDIAAGAVLVFAIASVMIGLIIFLPRLLTWFS from the coding sequence ATGGGCTTGGACGCTGATAAACAGAGGAAGCATCCACTTGCTTCCTCCTTCAAATTTGGTTTCGAGGGAATCGCAGCAGCGGCAGCAAAAGAGCGAAATGTCCAAATCCATATAGGGATTTCCATTTTTGTAATTTTAGCTGGGTTTATTTTTTCGATAAGCAAGTACGAATGGATCGCCATCATTTTATCCATAGGCGGGATGATTTCGATGGAACTGATGAATACGGCAATTGAAAGAACAGTTGATTTGTATACGAAAGAATACCACCCGCTTGCCAAACAGGCAAAAGATATCGCCGCCGGTGCTGTCCTGGTTTTTGCGATTGCCAGTGTGATGATCGGATTAATTATTTTTCTGCCAAGATTATTAACATGGTTTAGTTAG
- the ybeY gene encoding rRNA maturation RNase YbeY encodes MSLEIDFLDETNELSEHEINEIEKLLNYTAEKENVEEGSELSVTFVSNERIQEINREYRDKDRPTDVISFALEEMGEGELEIVGEDIPRILGDIIISIPKAREQAEEYNHSFMRELGFLAVHGLLHLLGYDHMNEQDEKQMFDRQKEILDGYGLGR; translated from the coding sequence ATGAGTTTAGAAATTGATTTTTTGGATGAAACAAATGAATTGTCAGAGCATGAAATAAATGAAATTGAAAAATTGCTGAACTATACGGCCGAGAAGGAGAATGTCGAGGAAGGCAGTGAACTTTCCGTTACATTCGTGTCGAATGAAAGAATCCAGGAAATAAATCGAGAATATCGTGACAAGGATCGCCCGACAGATGTCATTTCTTTTGCCCTGGAGGAAATGGGGGAAGGCGAACTGGAGATTGTTGGGGAAGATATTCCAAGGATCCTTGGTGACATCATCATTTCCATTCCGAAAGCAAGGGAACAGGCAGAAGAATATAACCATTCATTCATGCGGGAACTTGGTTTCCTTGCGGTCCATGGCCTCCTGCATTTATTAGGTTATGACCATATGAATGAGCAGGATGAAAAACAGATGTTTGACAGACAAAAAGAAATCCTTGATGGGTATGGGCTTGGACGCTGA
- a CDS encoding PhoH family protein — MTEDLKTMEIQLANPTEAISLFGNADMNLKLIEQELGVSIVTRGESVGISGPEDKVELAQAVLVNLLAVIRKGISISQREAVYAIQMAQKGTLEYFKDLYDEEISKNVKGKSIRVKTLGQRHYVNAIKSRDLVFGIGPAGTGKTYLAVVMAVTALKNGTVSKIILTRPAVEAGESLGFLPGDLKEKVDPYLRPLYDALHDILGTEHTSRLIERGTIEIAPLAYMRGRTLDDAFVILDEAQNTTQAQMKMFLTRLGFGSKMIITGDTSQIDLPKGAKSGLVEAEKVLKGVSGLSFVHLEQADVVRHPLVGRIIEAYGKIE, encoded by the coding sequence ATGACAGAAGACTTAAAAACGATGGAAATACAACTAGCGAACCCAACTGAAGCAATTTCATTATTCGGCAATGCAGATATGAACCTAAAGCTGATTGAACAGGAGCTGGGTGTCTCGATTGTGACCAGAGGAGAGTCAGTAGGAATCTCCGGACCTGAAGACAAGGTGGAGCTGGCCCAGGCTGTTTTGGTAAATCTTCTGGCCGTGATCCGCAAAGGAATCAGCATTAGCCAGAGAGAAGCTGTTTACGCTATACAAATGGCTCAAAAAGGTACCTTGGAATACTTCAAAGATCTATATGATGAAGAAATCAGCAAAAATGTTAAGGGTAAATCAATCAGAGTCAAGACTCTTGGCCAAAGACACTATGTTAATGCCATCAAAAGCCGCGACCTGGTTTTCGGTATTGGACCAGCTGGTACTGGTAAGACATATCTTGCGGTTGTAATGGCAGTCACGGCACTTAAAAATGGTACTGTGTCAAAAATCATCCTTACAAGACCGGCTGTAGAGGCCGGAGAAAGTCTTGGCTTCCTTCCGGGAGACTTGAAGGAGAAGGTGGATCCTTATCTTCGCCCATTATATGATGCCCTTCACGATATCCTTGGCACGGAACATACTTCACGTCTGATTGAAAGAGGTACGATTGAAATCGCGCCTCTTGCCTATATGAGAGGTAGAACTCTAGATGATGCATTTGTGATCCTGGATGAGGCACAGAATACGACTCAAGCCCAGATGAAGATGTTCCTGACTCGACTGGGATTTGGATCTAAAATGATCATAACGGGGGACACTTCACAGATTGATTTGCCAAAAGGTGCTAAGTCAGGGTTGGTTGAAGCAGAAAAAGTCCTGAAGGGTGTCTCCGGACTATCGTTTGTACACCTTGAACAGGCTGATGTAGTGCGACATCCACTTGTCGGCCGGATCATCGAGGCCTATGGTAAAATCGAATAA